From Myxococcus xanthus, one genomic window encodes:
- a CDS encoding SMI1/KNR4 family protein has translation MEHLVQTVEGGPPLSDEEVRLFEMRHGLGLPGQYREFLLSMNGGRPERDLFTIDGLPGNPIGRIHLFFGLNDPIESCNLDWNLGVFAGRVPEWLLPIATTEGADKICLATTGDRVGGVFYWDAHAHPGAKSIYLLADGFGAFVSSLQSDELSPSVLKV, from the coding sequence ATGGAGCATCTTGTGCAGACGGTCGAAGGCGGTCCTCCCTTGAGTGACGAGGAGGTTCGGCTCTTCGAGATGCGCCATGGCCTCGGTCTGCCTGGCCAGTACCGAGAATTCCTGCTGTCGATGAATGGTGGACGGCCAGAGCGCGACCTCTTCACCATCGATGGCCTCCCGGGGAACCCGATTGGTCGAATCCACCTGTTCTTTGGTCTCAACGATCCCATTGAGTCATGCAATCTGGACTGGAACCTTGGCGTATTTGCGGGACGCGTGCCTGAATGGCTCCTTCCTATTGCGACGACAGAGGGGGCCGACAAGATTTGCTTGGCGACTACGGGGGACAGGGTAGGTGGAGTCTTCTATTGGGACGCCCATGCGCATCCCGGCGCGAAGAGTATCTACCTCTTAGCGGATGGCTTTGGCGCCTTCGTCTCGTCGCTGCAGTCTGACGAACTGTCCCCTAGCGTTCTCAAGGTGTAG